In Streptomyces sp. NBC_00414, a single window of DNA contains:
- a CDS encoding BTAD domain-containing putative transcriptional regulator, protein MEDGDARLRIALLGALQVSASRGGAALPVPGARSQGLLVRLALAGGHPVAPRVLVDAIWAEDPPADPAHALQALVSRLRRSLGSAGLLARAAGGYRLDVAATDVDALRFERLAAAGRDRLRAGDPRTAAAVLGEALALWGDRPGAGPTVVAAVAPAAATRLAHTSVEAVTDLAEAELALNHADMAATRLTALLAEHPLHERAAALLMDALAAQGRQAEALALYERVRETLADDLGTGPGTALRERHLRLLRAERPTQAAAAAQSGPGNLPAPLTSFIGRDDDLARIESLLAAGRLVTVVGPGGAGKTRLAVEAARRHRHAYRDGAWLADLAPVTEPAKAGAALLAAIGLRGGAVYEARTPVYEARTPVYEARTPVYEARTPVYEARTPVSEARTPVFEARTPVSEVRAQLLEARTRVEDDDVDVLVDRLGGREILLLVDNCEHLIDAVAHLVAALLPRCPGLRVLATSREPLAVDGEALVPLGPLAPPGPDDGVARARSTASVRLFAERAAAVRPGFEVDGTTLPEVRHVVRALDGMPLALELAAARLRTLSLPELADGLSDRFGLLTTGSRTSLPRHRTLRAVIAWSWDLLSEDERTVAERVSVLPGGVTPASAAALCAGTAVPAAGIPGLLAALVDRSLLHLGPVPGRYRMLETLREYGTDRLAGTGDLGAVRDLAADHFAELMARADPRLRGPGRPAAMRVVGAEYDNTLAALRRRCDRGDASGAIALVLHLTWYWQMLGRHSEAAHRLGEALAVPGGEPTPDRDCARAIHLLNRVVTRPGATAEESAADRAGIREASDRLLAYPELPGPYGALAALPLAFLRGEGAAVPALVGRLADGDDVWLSGLARLFRAQFAENAGELDKVRTDVEAALACFRQVGDHWGLADALPMRARLRQYDDDLDGALADLCEAGVLAGEFGSLSLADEVFGGLRRIDLHLRRGDTDLVIATIDSARERALRLNSPETLFLVDGWEAVLRLRLGDLSRAGALLDKAEQGLYDGPSSLGDISFSGDLSASGALSASGDFSSPGYFSVSGVPSASGGFSASGDLSASRGLSSPGVPPSPRAHGRPVPHPPPGDHAFPGDHARALVGSARASLCLETGDPAGAQRALAKAYAAALATGDLPNLSLVAVTVAALAEALGRHHAAAVLLGAAARLRGAHDRTDRQVRDLTRRGRAALGGEAFAEAYAQGWDLDGKSAVTEVDPARLSREQLS, encoded by the coding sequence ATGGAGGACGGGGACGCGCGGCTTCGCATCGCGCTGCTCGGCGCCCTCCAGGTGTCCGCGTCCCGTGGCGGTGCCGCCCTGCCCGTTCCGGGGGCGCGGTCGCAAGGGCTGCTCGTACGGCTGGCGCTCGCCGGCGGTCACCCGGTCGCTCCGCGCGTCCTGGTCGACGCGATCTGGGCCGAGGACCCGCCGGCCGACCCCGCCCACGCCCTTCAGGCACTCGTCTCGCGACTGCGCCGCAGCCTCGGCTCGGCCGGCCTCCTCGCGCGGGCCGCTGGCGGCTACCGCCTGGACGTGGCCGCCACCGACGTGGACGCGCTGCGGTTCGAACGGCTCGCCGCCGCAGGCCGGGACCGCCTGCGCGCGGGCGATCCGCGCACCGCGGCGGCCGTGCTCGGTGAGGCCCTGGCGCTGTGGGGCGACCGTCCCGGCGCCGGGCCCACGGTCGTCGCCGCGGTGGCGCCCGCCGCCGCGACCCGGCTGGCCCACACCTCGGTCGAGGCCGTCACGGACCTCGCCGAAGCCGAACTGGCCCTGAACCACGCCGACATGGCCGCCACCCGCCTGACCGCCCTGCTCGCCGAGCACCCCCTCCACGAGCGTGCCGCCGCGCTGCTCATGGACGCGCTCGCCGCCCAGGGCCGCCAGGCAGAGGCCCTCGCCCTGTACGAGCGGGTCCGCGAAACCCTGGCCGACGACCTCGGCACCGGCCCGGGCACCGCCCTGCGCGAACGCCACCTGCGCCTGCTGCGCGCCGAACGGCCCACCCAGGCCGCCGCCGCCGCGCAGAGCGGGCCGGGCAACCTGCCCGCGCCGCTCACCAGCTTCATCGGGCGCGACGACGACCTCGCCCGGATCGAGTCGTTGCTCGCCGCCGGGCGCCTGGTCACCGTGGTCGGCCCCGGGGGCGCCGGCAAGACCCGGCTCGCCGTCGAGGCCGCCCGCCGCCACCGCCACGCGTACCGCGACGGCGCCTGGCTGGCCGACCTCGCCCCGGTCACCGAACCGGCCAAGGCCGGCGCCGCCCTGCTCGCCGCGATCGGGCTGCGCGGCGGCGCCGTGTACGAGGCCCGGACACCGGTCTACGAGGCCCGGACACCGGTCTACGAGGCCCGGACACCGGTCTACGAGGCCCGCACACCCGTCTACGAGGCCCGCACACCCGTCTCCGAGGCCCGCACACCGGTCTTCGAAGCCCGGACACCGGTCTCCGAGGTCCGTGCACAGCTCTTGGAGGCCCGGACGCGGGTCGAGGACGACGACGTGGACGTGCTCGTCGACCGGCTGGGCGGCCGGGAGATCCTGCTGCTCGTCGACAACTGCGAGCACCTGATCGACGCCGTGGCCCACCTGGTCGCGGCACTGCTGCCCCGCTGCCCCGGGCTGCGCGTCCTCGCCACCAGCCGCGAACCCCTCGCGGTCGACGGCGAGGCGCTCGTGCCGCTCGGCCCGCTCGCGCCGCCCGGCCCGGACGACGGCGTCGCGCGGGCCCGGAGTACGGCGTCGGTACGCCTGTTCGCCGAGCGGGCCGCGGCCGTACGCCCCGGCTTCGAGGTCGACGGGACGACCCTGCCCGAGGTCCGGCACGTGGTCCGCGCGCTGGACGGCATGCCGCTGGCCCTCGAACTGGCCGCGGCCCGGCTGCGCACGCTGTCACTGCCCGAACTCGCCGACGGGCTCTCGGACCGGTTCGGGCTGCTCACCACCGGCAGCCGGACCTCGCTGCCCAGGCACCGCACACTGCGCGCCGTCATCGCCTGGAGCTGGGACCTGCTCAGCGAGGACGAGCGTACGGTCGCCGAACGCGTCTCGGTCCTGCCCGGCGGCGTCACGCCGGCCTCCGCTGCCGCGCTCTGCGCCGGCACCGCGGTACCGGCCGCCGGGATCCCCGGGCTGCTCGCCGCCCTGGTCGACCGGTCGCTGCTGCACCTCGGGCCCGTCCCGGGCCGCTACCGCATGCTGGAGACGCTGCGCGAGTACGGCACCGACCGCCTGGCCGGGACGGGCGATCTCGGCGCCGTCCGCGACCTGGCCGCCGACCACTTCGCCGAACTGATGGCCAGGGCCGACCCGCGCCTGCGCGGGCCCGGCCGGCCGGCGGCGATGCGGGTCGTCGGCGCCGAGTACGACAACACGCTCGCCGCCCTGCGCCGCCGGTGCGACCGGGGCGACGCATCCGGTGCGATCGCGCTCGTCCTGCACCTGACCTGGTACTGGCAGATGCTCGGCAGGCACTCCGAGGCGGCCCACCGGCTGGGCGAGGCACTTGCGGTGCCCGGCGGCGAGCCGACGCCCGACCGCGACTGCGCCCGGGCGATCCACCTGCTCAACCGGGTCGTCACCCGGCCCGGCGCGACGGCCGAGGAGTCCGCGGCCGACCGGGCGGGGATACGGGAGGCGTCCGACCGGCTGCTCGCGTATCCGGAGCTGCCCGGCCCGTACGGCGCGCTCGCCGCGCTGCCGCTCGCGTTCCTGCGGGGGGAGGGGGCGGCCGTGCCCGCGCTCGTCGGGCGGCTGGCCGACGGCGACGACGTGTGGCTGTCCGGGCTGGCCCGCCTGTTCCGGGCCCAGTTCGCCGAGAACGCGGGTGAGCTGGACAAGGTGCGCACCGACGTGGAGGCGGCCCTGGCCTGCTTCCGGCAGGTCGGCGACCACTGGGGACTGGCCGACGCGCTGCCGATGCGCGCACGGCTTCGGCAGTACGACGACGACCTCGACGGCGCGCTGGCCGACCTGTGCGAAGCCGGCGTCCTGGCGGGGGAGTTCGGCTCGCTCAGCCTCGCCGACGAGGTGTTCGGCGGCCTGCGCCGGATCGACCTGCACCTGCGGCGCGGCGACACCGACCTGGTGATCGCGACGATCGACTCGGCCCGGGAACGGGCGCTGCGCCTGAACTCGCCCGAGACCCTGTTCCTGGTCGACGGCTGGGAAGCGGTCCTCAGGCTCCGCCTCGGCGACCTGTCCCGGGCGGGGGCCCTGCTCGACAAGGCCGAACAGGGCCTGTACGACGGCCCGTCGTCCCTGGGTGACATCTCGTTCTCCGGTGACCTCTCGGCTTCCGGCGCTCTCTCGGCTTCCGGTGACTTCTCGTCCCCGGGTTACTTCTCGGTCTCCGGCGTTCCCTCGGCGTCCGGCGGTTTCTCGGCCTCCGGTGACCTCTCGGCCTCCAGAGGCCTCTCGTCCCCCGGCGTCCCCCCATCCCCACGGGCCCACGGGCGCCCGGTTCCCCATCCGCCCCCCGGCGATCACGCGTTCCCCGGTGACCACGCGCGGGCGCTGGTCGGCAGCGCGCGGGCCTCGCTGTGCCTGGAGACGGGTGATCCGGCCGGCGCACAGCGGGCGCTGGCGAAGGCGTACGCGGCGGCGCTGGCGACCGGCGACCTGCCGAACCTGTCGCTGGTGGCGGTGACCGTGGCCGCGCTCGCCGAGGCACTCGGTCGGCACCACGCGGCGGCCGTGCTGCTCGGCGCGGCAGCCCGGCTGCGCGGCGCCCACGACCGCACCGATCGGCAGGTCCGCGACCTCACCCGCCGGGGGCGGGCCGCGCTGGGCGGGGAGGCCTTCGCCGAGGCGTACGCGCAGGGGTGGGACCTGGACGGGAAGTCGGCCGTGACCGAGGTCGACCCGGCCCGGTTGTCCCGCGAGCAGCTGTCCTAG
- a CDS encoding FAD-dependent oxidoreductase, which yields MSTPATNSPVTTGPGTTGPDTTTPVTIIGAGLGGLTLARVLHVHGIPATVHEAEASPTARTQGGMLDIHDYNGRPALEAAGLTEEFRGIVLEGHQAVRVLDPDGTVLFDQPDDGSGGRPEVQRGDLRRMLLDSLPAGTVRWGHRADAVRPLGDGRHEVTFTDGTTVVTSVLVGADGAWSRVRPLLSAATPEYTGGSFVETYLFDADTRHPAAAKAVGDGSLFVLGADGRLFSAHRESGGTLHTYVTLSEPQEWFAAIDFTDSAAALARVAGEFADWAPELTALITDSDTAPVLRPHHMLPAGHRWDRKPGVTLLGDAAHLAAQDGEGANLAMQDGAELGKALAAHPGDIESALTEYEQAMFPRIAAATAASKAANEGTPTPQDLIDFFRRDDEQTS from the coding sequence ATGAGCACCCCCGCAACAAACAGCCCCGTAACGACCGGGCCCGGCACGACCGGCCCTGACACGACCACCCCGGTCACGATCATCGGCGCCGGACTCGGCGGCCTCACGCTCGCCCGTGTCCTGCACGTCCACGGCATCCCGGCCACGGTGCACGAGGCGGAGGCCTCGCCGACGGCGCGCACCCAGGGCGGAATGCTCGACATCCACGACTACAACGGCCGACCGGCTCTGGAGGCGGCCGGTCTGACGGAGGAGTTCCGCGGCATCGTCCTGGAGGGCCACCAGGCGGTACGGGTCCTCGACCCGGACGGGACCGTCCTGTTCGACCAGCCCGACGACGGCTCGGGTGGCCGCCCCGAGGTGCAGCGCGGCGACCTGCGACGGATGCTGCTCGACTCGCTGCCCGCCGGCACCGTCCGCTGGGGGCACAGGGCCGACGCCGTACGCCCCCTCGGCGACGGCCGCCACGAGGTGACCTTCACCGACGGCACCACCGTCGTCACGAGCGTGCTGGTCGGCGCGGACGGCGCGTGGTCCCGGGTCCGCCCGCTGCTCTCCGCCGCCACACCCGAGTACACCGGCGGTTCGTTCGTCGAGACCTATCTGTTCGACGCCGACACCCGGCATCCCGCCGCCGCGAAGGCGGTCGGTGACGGGTCGCTGTTCGTGCTCGGCGCGGACGGGAGGCTGTTCTCCGCCCACCGGGAGAGCGGCGGGACCCTGCACACCTACGTGACGCTGTCCGAGCCGCAGGAGTGGTTCGCCGCCATCGACTTCACCGATTCCGCCGCGGCCCTCGCGCGGGTCGCCGGGGAGTTCGCCGACTGGGCCCCCGAGCTCACCGCCCTCATCACCGACAGCGACACCGCGCCGGTCCTGCGCCCGCACCACATGCTGCCGGCCGGACACCGGTGGGACAGGAAGCCCGGGGTGACCCTGCTCGGTGACGCCGCCCACCTGGCGGCCCAGGACGGCGAGGGCGCCAACCTGGCCATGCAGGACGGCGCCGAGCTGGGCAAGGCCCTCGCCGCACACCCCGGCGACATCGAGTCCGCGCTCACCGAGTACGAGCAGGCCATGTTCCCGCGGATCGCCGCGGCCACCGCCGCGTCCAAGGCCGCCAACGAGGGCACGCCCACTCCTCAGGACCTGATCGACTTCTTCCGCCGGGACGACGAGCAGACCTCATGA
- a CDS encoding ABC transporter substrate-binding protein: MRLPVRLLPLSALSAASTLLLTGCFSEPGPAAGESAGGDGKRVRVAMMNPPRSGLSPLSDDAFKLSRWSAAETLVTLDEDGDAEPALATGWQQDGRTWTFGIRDGVTFHDGTKLTAESVVRSLTRAATASPKPRILDGVDLTVKADGDSVTVTTGTEDPLVPQRLSSPQLSILAAKAYRGKTVSPVGAGTGPFELTDVNGTSSAALDRYDGYWGGRAKSPGIDVRFVPDGTARAAGLRSGEADIVEAVPVSQAALLDEDLVTEVPMPRTNTLYLNTGGGPFEDPSLRAAAREAVDAESIVKGVYEGRADVAKGLLGPALPWAAGLRKPVERVRSAAPKGKTITIGTFTDRAELPEVAQTLQQQLQKAGFEVKLDVREYANIESDALSGEFDAFVLSRATILDSGDPAAYLYSDFASEGSFNISQLSDRKVDAALAEAAATRTGDARRRAVVDAEAAVLATDAAIPMLHERVIQGDAAGVVGVEHDPRERALITAATYVK, encoded by the coding sequence GTGCGCCTGCCCGTCCGCCTTCTCCCCCTGTCCGCGCTGTCCGCGGCCTCCACCCTGCTGCTCACCGGCTGCTTCTCGGAGCCGGGACCGGCTGCCGGCGAGTCCGCGGGCGGCGACGGCAAGCGCGTACGCGTCGCGATGATGAATCCGCCGCGTTCCGGCCTCTCGCCGCTGTCCGACGACGCGTTCAAACTCTCGCGCTGGTCGGCCGCCGAGACGCTGGTGACGCTCGACGAGGACGGTGACGCGGAGCCCGCGCTCGCCACCGGGTGGCAGCAGGACGGCCGGACCTGGACCTTCGGGATACGGGACGGCGTCACCTTCCACGACGGCACGAAGCTCACCGCCGAGTCCGTCGTGCGTTCGCTCACCAGGGCCGCCACCGCCTCCCCCAAGCCGCGCATCCTCGACGGCGTGGACCTGACGGTGAAGGCCGACGGGGACTCGGTCACCGTCACCACCGGCACCGAGGACCCGCTGGTCCCGCAACGGCTGAGTTCGCCGCAGTTGTCGATCCTGGCGGCGAAGGCGTACCGGGGAAAGACCGTCAGTCCGGTCGGCGCGGGCACCGGCCCCTTCGAACTGACCGACGTGAACGGCACGTCGTCCGCGGCCCTCGACCGCTACGACGGCTACTGGGGCGGCAGGGCCAAGTCCCCCGGCATCGACGTGAGGTTCGTGCCGGACGGCACCGCCCGCGCGGCCGGCCTGCGCAGCGGCGAGGCCGACATCGTCGAGGCCGTACCGGTGTCGCAGGCCGCGCTGCTCGACGAGGACCTGGTCACCGAGGTGCCGATGCCGCGCACCAACACCCTGTACCTGAACACCGGCGGCGGCCCCTTCGAGGACCCCTCGCTCCGGGCCGCCGCCCGCGAGGCCGTCGACGCCGAGTCGATCGTCAAGGGTGTGTACGAGGGTCGCGCCGACGTGGCGAAGGGCCTGCTGGGCCCCGCCCTCCCCTGGGCCGCCGGCCTGCGCAAGCCGGTCGAGCGGGTCAGGTCCGCGGCCCCGAAGGGGAAGACGATCACTATCGGTACGTTCACCGACCGCGCCGAACTGCCCGAGGTGGCGCAGACGCTGCAACAGCAGCTCCAGAAGGCCGGGTTCGAGGTGAAACTGGACGTCCGCGAGTACGCGAACATCGAATCCGACGCCCTCTCCGGCGAGTTCGACGCGTTCGTCCTGTCCCGGGCGACGATTCTCGACTCGGGCGACCCGGCCGCGTACCTCTACAGCGACTTCGCCTCCGAGGGCTCCTTCAACATCTCCCAGCTGTCCGACCGGAAGGTCGACGCGGCCCTGGCCGAGGCCGCCGCGACGAGGACCGGCGACGCCCGCCGCCGGGCGGTCGTCGACGCGGAGGCGGCGGTACTGGCCACCGACGCGGCGATCCCGATGCTGCACGAGCGCGTCATCCAGGGCGACGCGGCCGGCGTCGTGGGCGTCGAGCACGACCCGCGCGAACGGGCCCTGATCACCGCAGCGACCTACGTCAAGTGA
- a CDS encoding ABC transporter permease subunit: MARLFTPSGRTALTRLGCLVAVLATVGLLPWLSGRDPALTVLRARSAEQEGTPEALAAIRADLGLDTGPLSLLGSWVSGLPRADLGTSWVSGTDVLPSVAAGLQVSLALMGAALAVALLVTCALVAPVLVRGRGSAGAFAAMLAALPEFLLATVALLVCGVWLGCLPTSGWQGPRYMVLPALALGVPAGGLLGRLVADALPAVLEERWVELWQGAGVSRARVTAAALRRVLPPLVPQFGMVAVGLTGGAVAVETVFAVPGIGRTALGAAKSQDLPLLQGAVLALLALGLVTGATAAAVRRRLLGPALRDAGLTLPAARPVRAHPAVPAALGAVLLTGIAWGLLRDPYTVDTAARLRAPSWAYPLGTDGLGRDVLARLGHGAASTVGTAVAVCLAGLLLALALGFLPSLAAGASDIANALPPVIVGILVAAVAGPGTGGAALAVALISWPPLAAHAAALVQEVRASTFLLTQRAIGASPLWILTRHVLPSVAAPVTRHALLRLPGIALALASLGFLGLGAQPPAPEWGLLLDESRAYVERAPWAALAPAVALALLAGLAVSAASYAEGGRPGRGTPPRTRRPLVPAPFRRLHKEPTR; the protein is encoded by the coding sequence GTGGCACGCCTGTTCACCCCCTCCGGCCGTACCGCCCTCACCCGGCTCGGCTGCCTGGTCGCGGTGCTCGCCACCGTGGGGCTGCTGCCCTGGCTCTCCGGCCGCGACCCCGCGCTCACCGTCCTGCGCGCCCGCTCGGCCGAACAGGAGGGCACGCCGGAGGCTCTGGCCGCGATCCGCGCCGACCTCGGCCTGGACACCGGTCCCCTGTCCCTGCTGGGGAGTTGGGTCTCGGGTCTGCCGCGCGCAGACCTCGGCACCTCATGGGTGTCGGGCACCGACGTCCTGCCGTCGGTCGCCGCCGGACTCCAGGTGTCGCTCGCGCTGATGGGCGCGGCCCTCGCCGTCGCGCTCCTGGTGACCTGCGCCCTGGTGGCTCCGGTTCTGGTACGGGGCCGGGGCTCGGCCGGCGCGTTCGCCGCGATGCTCGCCGCACTGCCCGAGTTCCTGCTGGCCACCGTCGCGCTGCTGGTCTGCGGGGTGTGGCTGGGCTGCCTGCCGACCTCCGGCTGGCAGGGACCGCGGTACATGGTGCTGCCCGCCCTCGCACTCGGCGTACCCGCGGGCGGACTGCTCGGCCGCCTGGTCGCGGACGCCCTGCCTGCCGTCCTGGAGGAGCGGTGGGTGGAGCTGTGGCAGGGCGCCGGAGTGAGCAGGGCACGCGTCACGGCCGCCGCCCTGCGCCGCGTACTGCCGCCGCTGGTACCGCAGTTCGGGATGGTCGCCGTCGGTCTGACCGGCGGGGCGGTCGCCGTGGAGACGGTGTTCGCGGTGCCGGGCATCGGGCGTACGGCCCTCGGGGCGGCGAAGTCGCAGGACCTGCCGCTGCTCCAGGGCGCCGTACTGGCACTGCTCGCACTGGGCCTGGTCACGGGCGCGACAGCGGCGGCCGTACGACGCCGGCTGCTGGGCCCCGCCCTGCGCGACGCGGGGCTGACCCTGCCCGCGGCCCGCCCGGTCCGCGCGCACCCGGCAGTTCCGGCGGCACTCGGAGCGGTCCTCCTGACCGGTATCGCCTGGGGGCTGCTGCGCGACCCGTACACCGTGGACACGGCCGCCCGCCTCCGGGCACCCTCCTGGGCGTACCCGCTGGGCACCGACGGGCTCGGCCGTGACGTGCTGGCACGGCTCGGTCACGGGGCCGCGTCGACGGTCGGCACCGCCGTCGCGGTGTGTCTGGCCGGTCTCCTGCTCGCGCTGGCCCTCGGCTTCCTGCCGAGCCTCGCCGCAGGCGCCTCGGACATCGCGAACGCCCTGCCGCCGGTGATCGTCGGCATCCTGGTCGCGGCGGTCGCCGGACCCGGCACGGGCGGCGCCGCACTGGCCGTGGCCCTCATCTCGTGGCCCCCGCTCGCGGCACACGCGGCGGCCCTGGTCCAGGAGGTCCGCGCGTCCACCTTCCTCCTGACCCAACGGGCCATCGGCGCAAGCCCGTTGTGGATCCTCACCCGCCACGTCCTGCCCTCGGTGGCGGCCCCGGTCACCCGCCACGCCCTGCTGCGCCTGCCCGGCATCGCCCTGGCCCTCGCCTCGCTCGGCTTCCTCGGCCTCGGCGCGCAGCCGCCCGCACCGGAGTGGGGCCTGCTCCTGGACGAGTCCCGCGCGTACGTGGAACGCGCGCCCTGGGCGGCCCTGGCCCCGGCGGTCGCACTGGCCCTGCTGGCGGGCCTCGCGGTGTCGGCGGCGTCGTACGCGGAGGGCGGGCGGCCCGGGCGCGGCACACCGCCCCGAACCCGCCGCCCCCTCGTCCCGGCCCCCTTCCGCCGCCTCCACAAGGAGCCGACCCGTTGA